A DNA window from Paraburkholderia sp. IMGN_8 contains the following coding sequences:
- a CDS encoding PLP-dependent aminotransferase family protein, whose amino-acid sequence MFTFNPAFEAPTGSPIRKLFRYLAQPGMISFAGGYPASDLFDREGLDAAAARASQQTTLCLQYGPTDGLAILKDQLAQLMTRRGTACTPQELLVTTGSQQGFDLLLRVMVAPGDVVLVEQPAYPATLQALKLQQADVVTVPVDQDGLDVAALAALLEAGTLARPPKLLYTVPTFANPTGATLSLERRSALLKLAARYRFLIVEDDPYGDLRFSGTALPSLLALSEQVPGSRDWVVHFSSLSKIVAPGLRVGWMVAHAEILRRCVVAKQTVDLCSSPWTQAIAAEYLASGALERHLPRIIDAYAVKCRTLCDALDTHLPGGIAFHRPDGGMFVWARLAGGQDASDYLRACIERDVMFVPGVAFYKDNIDAAALRLSFAAPGVADIETGAQRMKQALELF is encoded by the coding sequence ATGTTCACGTTCAACCCCGCATTCGAAGCGCCAACCGGTTCGCCGATCCGCAAGCTGTTCAGGTACCTGGCGCAACCCGGCATGATCTCGTTTGCGGGCGGCTATCCGGCAAGCGATCTGTTCGACCGCGAAGGGCTCGACGCCGCCGCGGCGCGTGCGTCGCAGCAGACCACGCTTTGCCTGCAATACGGCCCGACCGATGGGCTCGCCATCCTCAAGGACCAGCTCGCGCAATTGATGACACGTCGCGGCACGGCCTGCACGCCGCAGGAATTGCTCGTGACGACTGGTTCGCAACAAGGCTTCGATCTGTTGCTGCGCGTGATGGTCGCGCCGGGCGATGTCGTGCTGGTCGAACAACCGGCTTATCCGGCGACCTTGCAGGCGCTCAAGCTGCAGCAGGCCGACGTGGTAACCGTGCCGGTCGATCAGGACGGACTCGACGTCGCCGCCCTCGCTGCGTTGCTCGAAGCGGGCACCCTGGCCCGGCCGCCAAAGCTGCTGTACACCGTGCCCACCTTTGCCAATCCGACCGGCGCGACCTTGTCGCTGGAACGGCGTTCGGCGTTACTGAAGCTGGCGGCACGCTACCGCTTCCTGATCGTTGAAGACGATCCCTATGGCGACCTGCGTTTCAGCGGCACGGCGTTGCCGTCGCTGCTCGCGCTCTCCGAACAGGTGCCGGGCTCGCGCGACTGGGTGGTGCATTTTTCGAGTTTGTCGAAGATCGTCGCGCCCGGTTTGCGGGTCGGCTGGATGGTCGCGCATGCGGAAATCCTGCGCCGCTGCGTGGTCGCGAAGCAGACCGTCGATCTGTGCAGTTCGCCGTGGACCCAGGCGATCGCCGCTGAATACCTCGCGAGCGGCGCGCTGGAGCGTCATCTGCCACGGATCATCGACGCATACGCCGTGAAATGCCGCACGCTGTGCGACGCGCTCGACACGCACCTGCCGGGCGGCATCGCGTTTCATCGTCCGGATGGCGGCATGTTCGTGTGGGCGCGACTGGCGGGCGGGCAGGATGCGTCCGATTATCTGCGCGCCTGTATCGAGCGCGACGTCATGTTCGTGCCGGGTGTCGCTTTCTATAAAGACAATATCGATGCAGCGGCGCTGCGGCTGTCATTCGCGGCGCCTGGCGTGGCTGATATTGAAACCGGCGCGCAACGAATGAAGCAGGCGCTCGAACTCTTTTGA
- a CDS encoding FAD-binding oxidoreductase produces the protein MSSKVVIVGGGVIGSSIAYFLRASDPTVSVTVIERDPTYARSSSALSAASIRQQFSTPLSIQMSLFGIEFLRSIGERLEIDGAKPSIDLHEGGYLFLATPAGEATLRENHALQRSLGADISLLDKAALQARFPWLNTEDLVAGAYGESGEGWFDGYGLVQALRKKAQALGARYVAADVTALQRDGKRVTQVRTASGETYPCDVVVNAAGAWSRKVAQMVGIDLPVFARRRSIFNVSSPARLERCPLLIDPAGVYFRPEGQSFICGTSPSADNDPDDLPLDEVDHALFDEVIWPTLAHRVPQFEALRVQNCWSGYYEYNVLDQNAIIGYHPDVDNCIFANGFSGHGLQQGPATGRGVSELILHGRYTTLDLGTLSFARVLENRPIVEKNVV, from the coding sequence GTGAGTTCCAAAGTCGTGATCGTCGGCGGTGGGGTGATCGGCAGCTCGATTGCGTATTTTCTGCGGGCGTCGGACCCGACGGTCAGCGTCACCGTGATCGAACGCGATCCGACTTACGCACGCTCGTCGTCGGCGTTATCGGCGGCGTCGATCCGTCAGCAATTTTCCACGCCGCTTTCCATTCAGATGTCGCTGTTCGGCATCGAGTTTCTGCGCTCGATCGGCGAGCGGCTCGAGATCGACGGCGCGAAACCGTCGATCGATCTGCACGAAGGCGGCTATCTCTTTCTCGCGACGCCCGCCGGTGAGGCAACGCTGCGCGAGAATCACGCGCTGCAAAGAAGTCTGGGCGCCGATATCAGTCTGCTCGACAAAGCCGCATTGCAAGCGCGCTTTCCCTGGCTCAATACAGAAGACCTCGTGGCCGGCGCATATGGCGAAAGTGGCGAAGGCTGGTTCGACGGTTATGGTCTCGTGCAGGCGCTGCGCAAGAAAGCGCAGGCGCTCGGCGCGCGCTATGTCGCGGCAGACGTCACCGCGCTGCAGCGCGACGGCAAGCGCGTCACGCAAGTGCGTACCGCGAGCGGCGAAACCTACCCATGCGACGTAGTGGTGAACGCCGCGGGCGCCTGGTCACGCAAAGTCGCGCAGATGGTCGGCATCGACCTTCCGGTGTTCGCGCGCCGCCGCAGTATTTTTAACGTCAGTTCGCCCGCGCGGCTCGAACGTTGTCCGTTGCTGATCGACCCGGCTGGCGTGTATTTCCGTCCTGAAGGCCAATCGTTTATCTGCGGCACCTCGCCTTCAGCGGATAACGACCCCGACGACTTGCCGCTCGACGAAGTTGATCACGCGCTATTCGACGAAGTGATCTGGCCGACGCTCGCGCATCGGGTGCCGCAATTCGAAGCGCTGCGCGTGCAGAACTGCTGGTCCGGCTATTACGAGTACAACGTGCTCGACCAGAACGCGATCATCGGTTATCACCCGGACGTCGATAACTGCATTTTCGCCAACGGCTTTAGTGGCCATGGTTTGCAGCAAGGCCCGGCGACCGGCCGCGGCGTCAGCGAATTGATTCTGCATGGGCGCTATACGACGCTCGATCTCGGCACGCTCAGCTTTGCTCGCGTGCTCGAAAACCGGCCGATTGTGGAGAAGAACGTGGTCTAG
- a CDS encoding CbtB-domain containing protein, with protein sequence MTDAVFDPAAQPATQPTPIPLRELLPWVVFGGLLLLLALYFVGAEQGATSLIPGMYVHEFVHDGRHLLGFPCH encoded by the coding sequence ATGACCGATGCTGTTTTCGATCCGGCTGCTCAGCCTGCCACTCAACCCACGCCGATACCTCTGCGTGAGCTGCTGCCTTGGGTAGTGTTCGGCGGCTTGCTGCTGTTGCTCGCGCTTTATTTCGTGGGTGCCGAACAGGGCGCCACGTCGCTGATTCCTGGCATGTATGTGCATGAGTTCGTGCACGATGGCCGTCATTTGCTCGGCTTTCCCTGCCACTAA
- a CDS encoding cytochrome b/b6 domain-containing protein has translation MKTRVSRYHPLLVTLHWLLALLITGALVVGFFGLAATPNIDPQKIGVLRLHMAGGMLILGLMVIRFVVRMLTARPARATSGHPSLDRIVPLFHYGFYVLIVATVATGFATGILAGLPAIVFAGSGAPLPPSFTIYPTRVAHGYLAVVLVGFIALHVVAAFYHQFSKKDRLLGRMWFGRRAISPSAGQ, from the coding sequence ATGAAGACACGCGTATCCCGCTATCACCCATTGCTGGTGACGCTGCACTGGCTGCTCGCGCTATTGATCACCGGCGCGCTGGTTGTCGGTTTCTTCGGCCTTGCCGCAACGCCGAACATCGATCCCCAGAAGATCGGCGTTTTACGCTTGCACATGGCTGGCGGCATGCTGATTCTCGGCTTGATGGTGATTCGCTTCGTCGTGCGAATGCTGACCGCGAGGCCGGCGCGCGCGACGAGTGGGCATCCATCGCTCGATCGAATCGTGCCGCTCTTTCACTACGGATTTTATGTACTGATCGTGGCGACGGTGGCGACCGGCTTCGCGACGGGCATTCTCGCCGGGCTGCCGGCGATCGTGTTCGCCGGTTCGGGGGCTCCGTTGCCGCCGAGCTTTACGATCTATCCGACCCGGGTGGCGCATGGCTACTTAGCCGTTGTGCTGGTCGGCTTTATCGCGTTGCATGTGGTGGCCGCGTTTTATCACCAGTTCAGCAAAAAAGATCGTCTGCTTGGCCGGATGTGGTTCGGGCGCCGGGCGATCTCGCCGTCTGCGGGGCAATAA
- a CDS encoding histidine phosphatase family protein, with amino-acid sequence MDIRLLLVSHASTAAMRAGRFPADDPLDERGLAEATAARERLSIARDATAFVSPALCARETASALGLAATVASELADIDYGQWHGRRLADLAVEAPQDLAAWTRDPDAAAHGGESFSQLVKRIGQWLDAPGDAPNDAHSVVGVTHAPVIRAAIVHALGASSAVFPRIEIAPLSVVELRRSQRGWTWWPAR; translated from the coding sequence ATGGACATCAGGCTGTTACTGGTCAGCCACGCGTCGACTGCCGCCATGCGCGCAGGCCGCTTCCCCGCCGACGATCCGCTCGACGAACGCGGCCTCGCCGAAGCCACCGCCGCGCGTGAGCGTCTGTCGATCGCTCGCGACGCAACAGCCTTCGTCAGCCCGGCCCTTTGCGCACGCGAGACGGCATCGGCATTAGGGCTCGCGGCGACGGTTGCATCCGAACTGGCCGATATCGACTACGGACAATGGCATGGCCGGCGCCTCGCGGACCTCGCCGTCGAGGCACCGCAGGACCTCGCCGCATGGACGCGCGATCCGGATGCGGCCGCGCATGGCGGCGAGTCGTTTAGTCAGCTCGTGAAACGGATAGGCCAATGGCTCGACGCGCCAGGCGATGCACCAAACGATGCACACAGCGTCGTCGGTGTCACGCATGCGCCGGTGATCCGGGCCGCGATTGTTCACGCGCTGGGTGCGTCGTCCGCAGTGTTTCCACGCATCGAAATCGCGCCGCTCTCGGTAGTCGAGTTGCGACGCTCGCAGCGCGGTTGGACGTGGTGGCCGGCGCGGTAG
- a CDS encoding aldehyde dehydrogenase family protein produces the protein MDASTILADLGIAHAAQAGDIAVHSPITGELIGRVASNTVAEVDAALANAKEAYAAWRNVPAPRRGELVRLLGNRLREKKQALGSIITLETGKILQEGMGEVQEMIDICDFAVGLSRQLYGLTIASERPGHRMAETWHPMGTCVVISAFNFPAAVWSWNAALALVCGNAVIWKPSEKTPLTALAVNQILNEALREFGDAPAGLTALINGGRDVGAKLVADPRASIVSATGSTEMGRTVGVEVAKRFGRSLLELGGNNAGIVTQTADHELAMRGILFSAVGTAGQRCTSLRRLFVHESVYDKTIERLKQLYSKVPIGNPLEKGTLMGPLIDKQSYARMQEALQQATAEGGKVFGGERVEVKGYEGGHYVRPALVEMPSQTPVVLKETFAPILYVLRYSDFADAVESNNAAVHGLSSCVFTTDLREAERFLSDSGSDCGIANVNIGPSGAEIGGAFGGEKETGGGRESGSDAWKAYMRRATNTVNYSSALPLAQGIDFNIG, from the coding sequence ATGGACGCTTCCACCATCCTCGCCGACCTCGGCATCGCCCACGCGGCGCAAGCCGGCGACATCGCGGTTCATTCGCCGATTACGGGCGAACTCATTGGCCGTGTGGCCAGCAACACGGTGGCGGAAGTCGACGCGGCCCTCGCCAATGCGAAAGAGGCCTACGCCGCGTGGCGCAACGTCCCGGCGCCGCGCCGCGGCGAGCTGGTGCGCCTGCTCGGCAACCGTCTGCGCGAAAAGAAGCAGGCGCTCGGCAGCATCATCACGCTTGAAACCGGCAAGATCCTGCAGGAAGGCATGGGCGAAGTGCAGGAAATGATCGACATCTGCGACTTCGCTGTCGGTCTGTCGCGTCAGCTGTACGGTCTGACGATCGCCTCGGAGCGTCCGGGCCACCGGATGGCCGAAACCTGGCACCCGATGGGTACCTGCGTCGTGATCTCCGCGTTCAACTTCCCGGCGGCCGTGTGGTCGTGGAATGCGGCGCTTGCGCTGGTGTGCGGCAATGCGGTGATCTGGAAGCCGTCGGAAAAGACGCCGCTGACCGCGCTCGCCGTCAATCAGATTCTCAATGAGGCGCTGAGGGAATTCGGCGACGCACCGGCCGGCCTGACCGCGCTGATCAACGGCGGCCGCGATGTCGGCGCGAAGCTGGTGGCCGATCCGCGCGCGTCGATCGTCAGCGCGACGGGCAGCACGGAAATGGGCCGCACGGTCGGCGTGGAAGTAGCGAAGCGCTTTGGCCGCTCGCTGCTCGAACTCGGCGGCAACAATGCCGGCATCGTCACGCAAACCGCGGATCACGAACTCGCGATGCGCGGCATCCTGTTCTCGGCGGTGGGCACGGCAGGGCAGCGCTGCACATCGCTGCGGCGTTTGTTTGTGCACGAGAGCGTCTATGACAAGACCATCGAGCGTCTGAAACAGTTGTACAGCAAGGTGCCGATCGGCAATCCGCTCGAAAAGGGCACGCTGATGGGGCCGCTGATCGACAAGCAATCGTATGCGCGCATGCAGGAAGCGCTGCAGCAGGCCACGGCCGAAGGCGGCAAGGTGTTCGGCGGCGAGCGTGTCGAAGTGAAGGGTTATGAAGGCGGTCACTACGTGCGTCCGGCACTCGTTGAAATGCCGTCGCAAACGCCGGTGGTGTTGAAGGAAACGTTCGCACCGATTCTCTACGTGTTGCGCTATTCGGATTTCGCGGACGCAGTCGAGTCGAACAATGCGGCGGTGCATGGTCTGTCGTCGTGCGTGTTCACGACCGATCTGCGCGAAGCGGAACGCTTCCTGTCCGACTCGGGCAGCGATTGCGGTATCGCTAACGTGAACATCGGACCGAGTGGCGCGGAAATCGGCGGCGCGTTCGGCGGCGAGAAGGAAACCGGCGGCGGTCGCGAGTCGGGCTCGGATGCGTGGAAGGCGTACATGCGCCGCGCGACCAACACGGTCAACTACTCGTCGGCATTGCCGCTCGCGCAGGGCATCGACTTCAATATCGGCTGA
- a CDS encoding CbtA family protein yields the protein MVGKLLVRGMLAGIAAGLLTFGFARVVGEPQVEQAISFEEKAAVASGDAHEHDELVSRGTQAGLGLLTGVVTYGAAFGGLFSLVFAYAYGRAGTLSARALSAWLALGAFIAVVIVPNIKYPANPPSVGDPETIGARTGLFFLMIAVSLTAMVFSLKVRRREVMKLGAWNGSIVAGVVFIVIIGAVQLSMPTINEVPGGFPAVLLWKFRVAAIGMQVIMWTTIGLLFGAMVERSRLLDAGGRAAAKSVYL from the coding sequence ATGGTTGGTAAATTGTTGGTACGCGGCATGCTTGCAGGCATCGCCGCGGGACTGCTCACGTTCGGCTTCGCCAGAGTCGTTGGCGAACCGCAGGTCGAGCAGGCGATTTCGTTCGAGGAAAAGGCCGCAGTAGCGAGCGGCGACGCGCACGAACACGACGAACTGGTGAGCCGCGGCACGCAAGCGGGCTTGGGGTTGCTGACAGGCGTGGTGACGTATGGCGCGGCGTTCGGCGGACTGTTTTCGCTGGTGTTCGCGTATGCGTATGGCCGGGCTGGTACGTTGAGCGCGCGCGCGTTGTCTGCATGGCTTGCACTTGGCGCGTTCATTGCAGTGGTGATCGTCCCGAACATCAAGTACCCGGCGAATCCACCGTCGGTGGGCGATCCTGAGACGATCGGGGCGCGAACGGGCTTGTTCTTCCTGATGATTGCTGTTTCGCTGACCGCGATGGTCTTTTCGCTGAAGGTACGGCGTCGCGAGGTGATGAAGTTGGGCGCGTGGAATGGGTCGATTGTGGCTGGCGTGGTGTTTATCGTGATTATCGGCGCGGTGCAGTTGTCGATGCCTACGATCAACGAAGTGCCGGGTGGTTTCCCTGCTGTGCTGTTGTGGAAGTTTCGCGTCGCGGCGATTGGGATGCAGGTGATCATGTGGACGACGATTGGGCTGCTGTTCGGCGCGATGGTGGAGCGGAGCCGGTTGTTGGACGCGGGGGGCCGCGCGGCGGCGAAATCTGTTTATCTCTGA
- a CDS encoding metalloregulator ArsR/SmtB family transcription factor — protein sequence MQTDPDNLFKALADPTRRAIFERLARDGEQSVRALTDVAGVSQPMVSKHLGILKLAGLVRDRPQGRSVYYSADPQSLAPLIDWMSLYAAFWRDRFDRLETLLNRMDQ from the coding sequence ATGCAAACCGATCCCGACAATCTCTTCAAAGCGCTCGCCGATCCGACCCGCCGGGCGATCTTCGAGCGCCTCGCGCGTGACGGTGAGCAAAGCGTACGCGCGCTGACCGATGTGGCCGGCGTATCGCAACCCATGGTCTCCAAGCACCTCGGCATTCTCAAACTCGCGGGACTGGTGCGCGATCGTCCGCAAGGGCGCTCGGTCTACTACAGCGCCGACCCGCAAAGCCTGGCCCCGTTGATCGACTGGATGAGTCTATATGCCGCTTTCTGGCGCGACCGGTTCGATCGCCTCGAAACACTATTGAACCGGATGGACCAATGA
- a CDS encoding SRPBCC domain-containing protein gives MTTNPAATRSVIVERDMPHSPEKVWRALTQGPLIEEWLMANDFLPVVGHKFTFRAAPMAHWNGVTDCEVLVVEPNETLAYSWNASGEEAANGLKTVVTWTLTPTQCGVLVRMEQSGFGPEDEQNYQGANYGWQRFLGGLESVVAGLD, from the coding sequence ATGACCACGAACCCTGCCGCCACGCGCTCCGTTATCGTCGAACGGGACATGCCTCATTCGCCGGAGAAGGTCTGGCGCGCCCTCACCCAAGGGCCGCTGATCGAAGAATGGCTGATGGCGAATGATTTTCTGCCGGTCGTCGGCCACAAGTTCACGTTCCGCGCCGCGCCGATGGCGCATTGGAACGGCGTGACGGACTGTGAAGTGCTGGTCGTCGAACCGAACGAAACGCTTGCCTATAGCTGGAACGCGTCGGGCGAAGAAGCGGCCAACGGACTGAAAACCGTCGTCACGTGGACGCTCACACCGACCCAGTGCGGCGTGCTCGTGCGCATGGAGCAAAGCGGCTTCGGGCCTGAAGACGAACAAAACTATCAGGGCGCGAACTACGGCTGGCAACGGTTCCTCGGCGGTTTGGAAAGTGTGGTGGCGGGCCTGGACTGA
- a CDS encoding FUSC family protein, translating into MIAAAFSRVADRLLVADPGLVRLHTALRAALACLLTGIASIAWTVSHHQPITLAAPGVLFGMVAPLFVRDARRPAWFSTLFCLYLSACVCFAVAAVLSRYPLAGDAGFLVVMFAGMLCQACGPRALGCAMLGVVCFYLGLYLHPSSVHLVQSLWLSAFGPLMVALVGRVIVPMRAVASFRLAVHTVTLRASRVLATPGAVHLSALNEAALSLEEQLALLNPPDAETIRERIVEVEVAAGQHAFALAPARDSAQASADVLRHAIARLKEIAHRGHTRRASPLSAHGTAAPSVAQRFADLRAKLCWLPATRATTAAFLAMLIGHSLSPERWFWAVITTFVVFLGTRSRADTVYRGAQRLVGTLAGALVSVLLVAPLHDSPVLLVAVMTLGVFGWAYYILSAYAPGVFFITVLVGLVYGELGFAMGPLVELRIEEVLVGCLVSFAVAILMMPLAATRHVEMRLGAVLGALRDVVRITAGSVTDDQPRAAVVAMRKLDRGWHDLRIALKPLQTQRVVVWNPDVELATGSLLCCLHWARMLSDPLRRGASGDVALNAAVVGAAHAESIIARLDVLIARYSGGLGDASRSELNEGAAVPNGFDIDPAMAPALAQLDGSVAQLFDRLTQPVAETRRVFNWALRGRSA; encoded by the coding sequence ATGATTGCTGCCGCGTTTTCGCGCGTCGCCGACCGCCTGCTGGTTGCGGACCCGGGGCTCGTGCGTCTCCACACCGCGCTGCGCGCCGCGCTCGCCTGCCTGCTGACCGGCATTGCCAGCATCGCGTGGACTGTCTCTCATCACCAGCCGATCACCCTCGCCGCACCCGGCGTCCTGTTTGGGATGGTTGCGCCACTGTTCGTACGCGACGCGCGGCGGCCTGCGTGGTTTAGCACCCTCTTCTGTCTTTATCTGAGCGCCTGCGTGTGCTTCGCTGTGGCGGCCGTGCTGAGCCGCTATCCGCTAGCTGGGGATGCGGGCTTTCTCGTCGTGATGTTCGCCGGCATGCTGTGCCAGGCTTGCGGGCCGCGCGCGCTGGGTTGCGCGATGCTGGGGGTGGTGTGTTTCTACCTCGGCTTGTATCTGCATCCTTCGTCTGTACATCTTGTGCAGTCTCTTTGGCTGTCGGCGTTCGGGCCGCTGATGGTGGCGCTGGTCGGCCGCGTAATCGTGCCGATGCGGGCGGTTGCCAGTTTCCGGCTTGCCGTTCATACGGTGACGCTGCGCGCATCGCGTGTGCTCGCAACTCCGGGCGCGGTGCATCTTTCGGCGTTGAACGAAGCGGCGCTCTCACTCGAAGAACAATTGGCGTTGCTGAATCCGCCCGATGCCGAGACGATTCGCGAGCGGATTGTCGAAGTGGAAGTTGCGGCTGGACAGCATGCGTTTGCTTTGGCGCCTGCGCGCGACAGCGCGCAAGCAAGTGCCGATGTGCTGCGTCACGCGATTGCCCGGCTCAAGGAGATCGCGCATCGAGGTCATACGCGTCGCGCTTCGCCTTTGTCAGCGCACGGCACTGCTGCTCCGTCCGTGGCGCAACGATTCGCCGACCTACGCGCCAAGCTCTGCTGGCTGCCCGCCACGCGCGCCACGACAGCCGCGTTTCTCGCGATGCTGATCGGGCACTCGCTTTCGCCAGAGCGCTGGTTCTGGGCGGTCATCACGACGTTCGTGGTGTTTCTCGGCACGCGATCCCGCGCTGACACGGTTTATCGCGGCGCGCAGCGCCTAGTTGGGACGTTGGCCGGCGCGCTCGTCAGCGTGTTGCTGGTTGCGCCGCTGCACGACTCGCCGGTGCTGCTGGTTGCGGTGATGACGTTAGGCGTATTCGGCTGGGCTTACTACATCCTGAGCGCTTATGCGCCGGGGGTGTTTTTTATTACCGTGCTGGTAGGGCTTGTGTACGGCGAGTTGGGTTTCGCGATGGGGCCGCTGGTCGAATTGCGGATCGAAGAAGTTTTGGTGGGTTGTCTCGTGTCGTTTGCGGTCGCGATTTTGATGATGCCGCTTGCGGCGACCCGGCATGTCGAGATGAGGCTTGGGGCTGTGCTTGGCGCGCTGAGGGACGTGGTGCGGATTACCGCCGGTTCCGTCACCGACGATCAACCGCGTGCAGCGGTGGTGGCAATGCGCAAGCTCGATCGCGGTTGGCATGATCTGCGCATCGCGCTGAAGCCGTTGCAGACGCAGCGTGTGGTGGTGTGGAATCCCGATGTGGAGCTCGCTACCGGTTCACTGCTTTGTTGTTTGCATTGGGCGCGGATGTTGAGTGATCCTTTGCGCCGCGGCGCGTCAGGCGATGTGGCGCTCAATGCTGCAGTTGTGGGTGCTGCCCATGCGGAATCGATCATTGCACGGCTTGACGTGTTGATTGCGCGGTATAGCGGCGGTTTGGGTGATGCCTCGCGCAGCGAGTTGAATGAAGGCGCAGCGGTACCAAACGGTTTCGATATTGACCCGGCTATGGCGCCGGCGCTTGCTCAGCTTGATGGCTCAGTCGCGCAGTTGTTTGATCGGCTGACGCAGCCAGTTGCCGAAACGCGGCGGGTGTTCAACTGGGCACTGAGAGGTAGAAGCGCGTAG
- a CDS encoding MarR family transcriptional regulator, which produces MPTLDTLRRTVSSTLIVAARKWRRTSHGVLTTFNVSEACATPLLTASRLGEAVRQVTLADLIGIEGPSLVRLLDQLCAAGLMRRDEDPDDRRAKTVTLTDEGRAVTAKIEEELVTLRTQALRNVTRSDLEATLRVLAAFVADAPTDRDDSPDNTSTAGKPTKPTKTKKLNKDKANSATPHNTRNTA; this is translated from the coding sequence ATGCCGACCCTCGACACCTTACGCCGCACAGTCAGCAGCACCTTGATCGTAGCCGCCAGAAAATGGCGGCGCACAAGCCATGGCGTGCTCACGACCTTCAACGTCTCCGAAGCATGCGCCACGCCGCTGCTAACGGCGAGCCGCCTGGGCGAAGCAGTCCGTCAGGTAACACTGGCCGATCTGATCGGCATCGAAGGCCCATCACTAGTCCGATTGCTAGATCAACTATGCGCAGCGGGCCTCATGCGCCGCGACGAAGACCCAGACGACCGGCGCGCGAAAACGGTCACCCTGACCGACGAAGGCCGCGCCGTCACCGCAAAGATAGAAGAAGAACTGGTCACCCTACGCACGCAGGCTTTGAGAAACGTCACGCGCAGCGATCTCGAAGCGACCTTGCGGGTACTGGCCGCCTTCGTGGCCGACGCCCCCACCGATCGCGACGATTCCCCAGACAACACGAGTACCGCAGGTAAGCCAACCAAACCGACCAAAACAAAAAAATTAAACAAAGACAAAGCAAACTCAGCAACGCCACACAACACCAGGAACACGGCGTAA
- a CDS encoding 2OG-Fe(II) oxygenase encodes MNTVAKRARSLDLDLEPEPPAEQDAGIGSPTQRVDAIDWFDVEEELNGYGCAILRNLLTRDECDALTARYPQDDLYRSRIVMARHGFGRGEYKYYAYPLPLLVGGLRSALYPRLAPVANRWNAVMDIDVRYPATHAEYIERCHAAGQLRPTPLILQYAKDDYNCLHQDLYGEHVFPLQVAILLSEPGKDFTGGEFVITEQRPRMQSRAEVVPLGKGDAVVFAVHHRPVQGTRGAYRVNLRHGVSRLRSGHRHTLGVIFHDAT; translated from the coding sequence ATGAATACTGTTGCGAAGCGCGCGCGTTCGCTGGATCTGGACTTGGAACCGGAACCTCCCGCTGAGCAGGATGCCGGCATCGGCTCTCCGACGCAGCGCGTGGACGCGATCGACTGGTTCGATGTCGAAGAAGAGCTGAACGGCTACGGCTGCGCGATCCTGCGCAATCTGCTCACGCGCGACGAATGCGACGCGCTGACCGCGCGCTATCCGCAAGACGACCTGTACCGCAGCCGCATCGTGATGGCGCGGCATGGTTTCGGCCGCGGCGAATACAAGTACTACGCGTATCCGCTGCCACTGCTGGTGGGCGGTTTGCGCAGCGCGCTCTATCCGCGTCTGGCGCCCGTCGCGAATCGCTGGAATGCGGTCATGGATATCGACGTCCGCTATCCGGCCACGCACGCTGAATATATCGAGCGCTGTCACGCCGCCGGCCAGCTGCGCCCGACGCCGTTGATCCTTCAATACGCCAAGGACGATTACAACTGTCTGCATCAGGATCTGTACGGCGAACACGTGTTCCCGCTTCAGGTCGCGATTCTGCTGTCCGAGCCAGGCAAGGACTTCACCGGCGGCGAGTTCGTGATAACGGAACAGCGTCCGCGGATGCAGTCGCGCGCGGAAGTCGTGCCGCTCGGCAAGGGCGATGCGGTGGTGTTTGCGGTTCATCATCGGCCGGTGCAAGGCACGCGGGGGGCGTATCGGGTGAATCTGCGGCATGGCGTGAGCCGGCTGCGGTCGGGCCATCGGCATACGCTGGGGGTCATTTTCCACGACGCGACCTGA